Proteins from one Mesotoga infera genomic window:
- the ggt gene encoding gamma-glutamyltransferase, translating to MKKHALVVMLVAVLFTGLIATITAPTVASSNGMVAAVNNYAAEAGAKILEMGGNAIDAAIAVSLALGVVEPYASGFGGEGYAVITMADGSKYAIDFRSAAPMMATYEAIAEKGLKLSSISYTPMGVCVPGVLAGIKEAWLLGATLPLSVLAAPAIELARNGFIVNETFSQTTSDTYERLLESAFDFLNEGFVWETGSVFKNPELADTIERIVEEGIDTFYTGSLADEIDAFMVEKGGFLRKSDLESYRAIVREPLHGTYRGYDLYVPHPPVSGPQFIMVLNVLENYNLSAMSWDDPLAIHLIQQALILGDVDRKAYISDPEFHDLPYEAFMSKEYAKTRLMLINPGKVFDKPYASYLGDAYPFADGSTYEEVLLEQLAPVMSSARAVEESPSTTHFSIVDKEGNAVSWTQTISSFFGTGTYFKGFFFNNEMANFASSYREGDVINLTGGMRPRTTICPTVVMKDGEVRWVLGTPGGGRIVSMMVNLVVNLVDFNMPIDQAIRSPKFVGYSSYTDLRMEEGFPQSTLDFLEKILGHKLNIYAYPDLYFGGPNIIAVEENGMMIGAGSLRRGGSASAPEF from the coding sequence GGCAGAGGCCGGAGCCAAAATACTGGAAATGGGCGGCAACGCCATCGATGCGGCCATAGCGGTCAGTCTGGCCCTGGGTGTTGTTGAGCCTTACGCTTCCGGTTTCGGTGGCGAAGGTTACGCAGTTATAACGATGGCCGACGGTAGCAAGTATGCGATCGACTTCAGAAGTGCCGCTCCCATGATGGCTACGTACGAAGCGATCGCAGAAAAGGGATTGAAGTTGAGCTCGATATCTTACACTCCCATGGGAGTCTGCGTTCCTGGAGTTTTGGCCGGTATAAAAGAGGCCTGGCTTCTGGGAGCTACGCTTCCTCTGTCGGTTCTGGCGGCTCCGGCCATAGAGCTTGCCAGAAACGGTTTCATAGTCAATGAAACCTTTTCTCAAACGACGTCTGACACGTACGAAAGACTTCTCGAAAGCGCATTCGACTTTCTCAACGAAGGATTCGTCTGGGAAACGGGGAGCGTTTTCAAGAACCCTGAACTGGCAGACACTATCGAGAGAATTGTTGAAGAGGGTATAGACACCTTCTACACCGGCTCGCTGGCCGACGAGATTGACGCCTTCATGGTCGAGAAGGGTGGCTTCTTGAGGAAGTCCGATCTAGAATCCTACCGCGCGATCGTTAGAGAGCCTCTCCACGGCACCTACAGGGGATACGACCTGTACGTTCCACATCCACCGGTCTCCGGGCCGCAATTCATAATGGTTCTCAACGTGCTCGAGAACTACAACCTGTCAGCGATGAGCTGGGACGATCCGTTGGCGATTCATTTGATCCAGCAGGCATTGATTCTTGGCGACGTCGATAGAAAGGCTTACATAAGTGATCCGGAGTTCCATGATCTTCCTTACGAGGCTTTTATGAGCAAGGAGTACGCAAAGACCAGACTGATGTTGATCAACCCGGGAAAAGTTTTCGATAAGCCATATGCAAGCTATCTCGGCGACGCCTATCCCTTTGCCGATGGTTCAACCTACGAGGAAGTCCTTTTAGAGCAGCTGGCCCCGGTTATGTCAAGCGCCAGAGCGGTCGAAGAATCTCCGTCCACGACGCACTTCTCGATAGTTGACAAGGAAGGAAACGCCGTATCCTGGACGCAGACGATTTCCAGCTTCTTCGGAACCGGAACTTATTTCAAGGGTTTCTTCTTCAACAACGAAATGGCAAACTTCGCCTCTTCTTACAGGGAAGGCGACGTAATAAACCTCACAGGAGGAATGAGACCGAGAACGACGATCTGCCCGACAGTTGTTATGAAGGATGGAGAGGTTCGCTGGGTACTGGGAACACCTGGAGGCGGCAGAATAGTCTCGATGATGGTCAATCTGGTAGTCAACCTGGTGGATTTCAACATGCCTATCGACCAGGCGATAAGATCTCCCAAGTTTGTCGGGTACTCCTCATACACCGATCTTAGAATGGAAGAGGGTTTCCCGCAGTCCACGCTGGACTTCCTTGAGAAGATTCTCGGCCATAAACTCAACATTTACGCTTACCCCGACCTCTACTTCGGCGGTCCGAACATAATTGCCGTTGAGGAAAACGGAATGATGATCGGAGCCGGTTCCCTGAGGAGGGGTGGTTCGGCTTCAGCACCGGAATTTTGA
- a CDS encoding DUF6305 family protein: MKKLLLTLFVVFCFVFVSFAVETLLEEPVIVTSAGQSPGALQFTVVAKMVNLDYKFDKLYKVEDVDMSQFKTFVIVVGASGKGLGAAGIDLEVEINRVLALANKAKENGLKIVICNLEGASRRGESSDRIVTTLAPFASVYFVKSDANEDGFFTTLSEKAGVPMATFEMTVGLKDVLAQYFGK, encoded by the coding sequence TTGAAAAAGTTACTTCTTACGTTGTTTGTTGTTTTTTGCTTCGTGTTTGTTAGTTTCGCTGTGGAAACACTCCTTGAAGAGCCCGTGATTGTCACTTCGGCCGGTCAGTCCCCGGGAGCTCTCCAGTTCACTGTTGTCGCCAAGATGGTGAATCTGGACTACAAGTTCGATAAACTGTACAAGGTCGAAGACGTCGATATGAGTCAATTCAAGACCTTCGTCATCGTTGTCGGCGCGAGCGGCAAGGGTCTGGGAGCGGCCGGAATCGATCTCGAAGTCGAGATCAACAGAGTTCTGGCACTGGCAAATAAGGCAAAAGAAAACGGATTGAAAATAGTGATCTGCAACCTCGAAGGAGCCTCGAGAAGGGGTGAATCGTCGGATAGAATAGTCACGACTCTGGCACCATTCGCCAGTGTCTACTTTGTTAAGTCCGATGCCAACGAGGACGGTTTCTTCACCACTTTGAGCGAAAAGGCCGGAGTTCCCATGGCCACGTTTGAAATGACGGTGGGACTGAAGGATGTACTGGCGCAGTATTTCGGTAAGTAA
- a CDS encoding succinylglutamate desuccinylase/aspartoacylase family protein yields MKMKAIVVAFLILATATLGSFFRPDVRPGYGVTGIGWLSDYFTPLKGTNMDTPIYFMDSGNEGPTFLLMGGTHGREISGTTAALVFIENVVVTKGKVIVMPFSNISGVSIPDETGKAPHFIQVETKSGPRFLVYGDRRTDPVDQGIPDPVVFMHAQSGFTLEDGTEARNLNRQYPGVADGNPTQQLAYAIIEMIKAEKVDFNLDMHESGTPDEYIDERGNTRSGSSLAYTLVCHPDALEIGAVAIMEIEAFYGISMKLEESNLSYRGLSHLEIRNATGSLSFLSETPNPGQDSWRKVYDVINDPDYPLKHRVGLQLQIIQSLFNAYEMLMGETVLVTGLPSYDETMENGLFIYLN; encoded by the coding sequence ATGAAGATGAAAGCGATAGTAGTAGCGTTTTTAATTCTGGCAACAGCAACTCTAGGTTCGTTTTTCAGGCCCGATGTGAGGCCCGGCTACGGTGTGACTGGAATAGGCTGGCTATCTGATTATTTCACACCTCTTAAGGGAACGAATATGGATACGCCCATCTACTTCATGGACAGCGGCAATGAGGGGCCGACCTTCCTTCTCATGGGTGGAACTCACGGAAGGGAGATCTCTGGTACGACGGCCGCTCTGGTCTTTATAGAGAACGTAGTCGTCACGAAAGGAAAAGTAATCGTGATGCCCTTCTCCAATATAAGCGGTGTCTCCATTCCAGATGAAACCGGTAAAGCGCCGCATTTCATTCAGGTCGAAACCAAGTCCGGCCCGCGCTTTCTGGTGTACGGCGACAGGAGGACCGATCCGGTCGATCAGGGGATACCCGATCCAGTAGTTTTTATGCACGCACAGTCGGGGTTCACGTTGGAAGATGGAACGGAAGCGAGAAATCTTAATAGACAGTACCCGGGAGTGGCAGATGGCAATCCGACCCAGCAACTGGCCTATGCGATCATCGAGATGATAAAGGCCGAGAAGGTAGATTTCAACTTGGATATGCATGAGAGTGGTACTCCCGACGAGTACATAGACGAAAGAGGCAATACCCGGTCTGGCAGTAGTTTGGCCTATACACTGGTCTGCCATCCAGACGCGCTTGAGATAGGCGCCGTAGCCATAATGGAAATCGAAGCCTTCTACGGTATTTCGATGAAGCTCGAGGAATCCAACCTTAGTTACAGAGGTCTCAGCCATCTGGAGATAAGAAACGCCACCGGCTCTCTTTCTTTCCTTTCAGAGACGCCCAACCCCGGCCAGGATTCGTGGAGGAAAGTCTACGACGTGATAAACGATCCCGATTACCCTTTGAAACACAGGGTCGGCCTCCAGCTCCAGATAATACAATCGCTGTTCAACGCTTACGAAATGCTCATGGGAGAGACGGTTCTGGTTACGGGACTACCCTCTTATGACGAAACGATGGAAAACGGTTTATTCATATACCTGAACTGA
- a CDS encoding TRAP transporter large permease subunit, with amino-acid sequence MIEIYTPEIWYFIVMLATFVGLAAIKIPISVSLMFSALAGSLVFGEFFPLRHLVEGGFAYLDTILVISSAMIFMESIKVSGLLETIAGNMTVALHKKPTFLLVLMTFFIMIAGMITGSSTATVLTTGAIAYPVLKSLGLSKRRAGSIIAMSGIYGMIAPPINLPAMIIGQGVDMPYIGFTTPLLFVTFPIAIVTTLIIGVRKVKPVELDEFKKTRESEPVKGFAVYLPLIVMVILMVLENVSWGFSLGLPLIFMISALIAVVTGRRGNILKISFTAIQNALGILSILIGVGMFIQVMTMNGVRGLIVGYLNSLPQGALLLGIALGIPAFGAVSSFGSSSVLGVPFLLAFLGSNDIVVCSALSLLAGLGDMVPPTALAGIFAAHVVGEKKYFKIWLSSMPAFFITMVFATLTIVWATQIGRFVNSVFFYPVFIVALVLMAVALLLIDKRKESVAR; translated from the coding sequence GTGATAGAGATCTATACGCCTGAGATCTGGTATTTCATCGTAATGCTTGCCACCTTCGTGGGACTTGCGGCGATCAAAATTCCGATATCCGTTTCTCTGATGTTTTCGGCTCTCGCTGGCTCGTTAGTCTTCGGCGAATTTTTCCCATTGAGGCATTTGGTTGAAGGTGGGTTCGCCTATCTGGATACGATACTCGTTATCTCTTCGGCCATGATCTTCATGGAATCGATCAAAGTATCCGGGCTGCTCGAAACCATAGCCGGAAACATGACGGTGGCGCTCCACAAGAAGCCGACCTTCTTGCTGGTTTTGATGACTTTCTTCATTATGATAGCCGGTATGATAACCGGATCGTCAACCGCGACCGTTCTGACGACGGGAGCAATCGCTTATCCTGTCCTGAAAAGCCTTGGACTGAGCAAGAGAAGGGCCGGCTCAATAATTGCCATGAGCGGTATATACGGTATGATAGCCCCACCGATAAACCTTCCGGCCATGATCATCGGTCAGGGAGTCGATATGCCCTACATCGGCTTCACCACGCCGCTGCTCTTTGTGACCTTCCCGATCGCAATAGTCACCACGCTAATAATCGGTGTAAGGAAAGTAAAGCCCGTCGAACTGGACGAGTTCAAAAAGACAAGGGAAAGCGAGCCTGTGAAAGGCTTTGCGGTCTATCTCCCGCTCATCGTAATGGTCATACTCATGGTGCTCGAGAACGTGAGCTGGGGCTTCTCATTAGGACTCCCGTTGATATTCATGATTTCAGCGTTGATCGCCGTGGTCACCGGAAGAAGAGGCAACATACTAAAGATCTCCTTTACCGCCATTCAAAACGCTCTCGGGATACTTTCGATACTGATAGGCGTCGGTATGTTCATCCAGGTGATGACCATGAACGGCGTCCGCGGTCTGATAGTCGGTTATTTGAACAGTCTACCCCAGGGCGCCCTGCTTCTGGGTATAGCACTGGGAATCCCGGCCTTTGGAGCAGTCTCTTCTTTCGGTTCCTCATCGGTTCTGGGAGTTCCCTTCCTACTGGCCTTCCTGGGCAGCAACGATATCGTAGTCTGTTCGGCCCTGTCGCTACTGGCCGGTCTTGGAGACATGGTTCCCCCGACTGCGCTCGCCGGTATCTTCGCGGCGCACGTGGTGGGCGAGAAGAAATACTTCAAGATATGGCTCAGCTCGATGCCGGCCTTCTTCATAACTATGGTCTTCGCCACCCTGACTATCGTATGGGCCACACAGATAGGCCGATTCGTCAACAGCGTCTTCTTCTATCCCGTGTTTATAGTGGCCTTAGTCTTGATGGCCGTCGCTTTACTGCTGATCGATAAGAGAAAGGAGAGTGTTGCCAGATGA
- a CDS encoding MFS transporter yields the protein MKKDAQFYKFAVYGFLKNLRFFDPFLILFFREMGLSFLEIGTLISVREIATNILELPTGFIADLYGRRMSMVLSMVSYLASFMVFYLFPNFLVYMVAMVAFAFGEAFRTGTHKAMILEYLRLNDMMDIKVDYYGATRAASQMGSAINALIAAFLVFYSGSYRIVFLASVIPYLLNLVNLSTYPKNLDGELKTSQKGETFKAFFGIFKSRDSFRGVLNSSLYDAFFKVVQEYLQPILKAMAIGLPVMVTLKPDQRTAVLVGIVYFVIYFATSYASKNAGNVSKKFGNEARALNYSYLLGAVLIIFSGLFQRLGIQLAAVAVFFLLFVLENLRRPVNISYISDTIDHKTMASGLSVESQLKTLLMAILAPVIGFLADRLGVGLALMLAGLLMAALFFLVSLRSAGSKGS from the coding sequence ATGAAGAAAGACGCCCAGTTCTACAAGTTTGCAGTTTATGGTTTCCTGAAAAACCTCCGCTTTTTCGATCCCTTTTTGATCCTTTTTTTCAGAGAGATGGGTCTATCTTTTCTCGAGATAGGGACTCTGATCTCCGTGAGGGAAATAGCCACCAACATACTCGAGCTCCCCACCGGGTTCATAGCCGATCTCTACGGTCGCAGGATGTCCATGGTTCTCTCCATGGTATCTTATCTTGCTTCGTTCATGGTCTTTTATCTCTTTCCAAACTTCTTAGTTTATATGGTCGCGATGGTTGCCTTCGCCTTCGGCGAGGCCTTCAGGACGGGTACTCACAAGGCCATGATTCTAGAGTATTTAAGATTGAACGATATGATGGATATAAAGGTCGACTACTACGGAGCCACCAGAGCCGCATCACAGATGGGATCTGCAATAAATGCCTTAATCGCCGCCTTCCTGGTCTTCTACAGCGGTAGTTACAGGATAGTCTTCCTGGCCTCGGTCATACCTTATCTTCTGAATCTAGTCAACCTTTCGACTTATCCCAAAAATCTGGACGGCGAGCTTAAAACCAGCCAGAAGGGCGAGACCTTCAAGGCCTTCTTCGGTATTTTCAAGAGCCGGGACTCTTTCAGGGGCGTGCTGAACTCCTCCCTTTACGATGCCTTTTTCAAGGTCGTTCAGGAGTATCTGCAGCCGATATTGAAGGCTATGGCTATCGGGCTGCCCGTGATGGTTACCTTGAAACCCGACCAGAGGACGGCGGTTCTTGTCGGCATAGTTTACTTCGTCATCTATTTTGCCACCAGCTATGCTTCGAAGAACGCCGGGAATGTCAGCAAGAAGTTTGGAAACGAGGCTAGGGCGTTGAATTACAGTTACCTTCTGGGCGCTGTATTGATCATCTTCAGCGGTCTCTTCCAAAGATTGGGAATACAGCTGGCAGCGGTCGCAGTCTTTTTCCTGCTTTTCGTCTTGGAAAACCTGAGAAGACCGGTGAATATAAGTTATATAAGCGACACTATCGATCATAAGACAATGGCCTCGGGTCTGTCGGTGGAATCACAGCTGAAAACGTTACTGATGGCCATACTGGCTCCTGTTATAGGTTTTTTGGCCGACAGGTTGGGCGTCGGGCTGGCCCTGATGCTGGCAGGTCTCCTGATGGCCGCTCTCTTCTTCCTTGTGAGCCTGAGATCGGCCGGAAGTAAAGGCAGTTGA